In one Brienomyrus brachyistius isolate T26 chromosome 7, BBRACH_0.4, whole genome shotgun sequence genomic region, the following are encoded:
- the LOC125745857 gene encoding cholesterol 25-hydroxylase-like protein 2, which yields MEPVEHRVSEITWEIVTMIPEKPPLQLIWDYLRTNHKEMLRSPLFPIVVSVSTYFITCLFYTTLDGLSTLVPALNRYRIHPDQPIKLSGVLKAVMLTLYNHLVFVFPASVAQWYWRPPLPLEERAPTALEFTLGILGCILLFDFQYYLWHLAHHRSQWLYVTFHAIHHEYSKPFCWVTQYMSAWELASVGFWTTVDPVLLHCHHLTSTVFMVFNIWISVDAHSGYDFPWSLQNLIPFGLWGGSVKHDAHHRCPTTHFQPYFSHWDWLCGTNSGNFKSSAIARKRKRDA from the coding sequence ATGGAGCCTGTGGAACACAGGGTGAGTGAAATTACTTGGGAGATTGTCACGATGATACCTGAAAAGCCACCGCTCCAATTAATTTGGGACTATTTGAGGACAAACCACAAAGAAATGCTACGTTCACCTCTCTTTCCCATTGTGGTCTCGGTGTCCACATACTTCATTACGTGTCTCTTCTACACAACTCTGGATGGACTTTCCACATTGGTTCCAGCATTGAACCGCTACAGAATACACCCAGACCAGCCTATTAAGCTCAGTGGGGTCCTGAAGGCAGTGATGCTCACCCTATACAACCATCTAGTGTTTGTCTTCCCAGCATCAGTTGCCCAGTGGTATTGGAGGCCACCGCTACCCTTGGAAGAAAGGGCACCCACCGCACTGGAGTTCACCCTCGGCATACTGGGATGTATCCTCTTGTTTGACTTCCAATACTACCTCTGGCATTTGGCCCACCACAGATCACAGTGGCTGTACGTTACCTTCCATGCAATCCATCATGAATACTCTAAGCCCTTCTGCTGGGTCACCCAGTACATGTCAGCTTGGGAACTGGCCAGTGTAGGATTCTGGACTACAGTTGACCCGGTCCTTCTTCACTGCCACCATCTTACCAGTACTGTTTTCATGGTCTTCAACATCTGGATCTCTGTGGATGCCCACAGTGGCTACGACTTCCCTTGGTCACTCCAGAACCTGATCccctttgggctgtgggggggctctgtgaaACACGACGCTCACCACCGCTGTCCCACCACTCACTTCCAGCCCTACTTCTCCCACTGGGATTGGCTCTGTGGTACAAATTCTGGAAATTTCAAGTCATCAGCCATTGCAAGAAAAAGGAAAAGAGACGCTTAA
- the ch25hl2 gene encoding cholesterol 25-hydroxylase-like protein 2, whose translation MTVVSLRNRYYGTFNVANMTFGLPESSVLQPIWDYLHNNYESTLRSPLFPVLLSVSTYLLLVALFTVLDVLAPHWPSINRYKIHPEKPVTRTHIWRTLGLTTYNHLIYIFPAAVGQWLWRPPTPLPKEAPSLTEFLLGILGCTILFDFQYYLWHLLHHKIGWLYRTFHAIHHQYNEPFSLVTQYLSAWELFSVGFWTTVDPLLLQCHCLTTWGFMLFNIWISTDDHCGYDFPWSLHNLVPFGLWGGSVKHDAHHQKPNTNFAPFFSHWDWLAGTGSNLAQSAAMRKRESKGA comes from the coding sequence atgactGTTGTAAGCCTGAGGAACAGGTACTATGGGACCTTTAACGTGGCCAACATGACGTTCGGACTTCCTGAATCCTCTGTGCTGCAGCCCATATGGGACTACCTCCACAATAACTATGAGAGTACGCTGAGGTCACCTCTCTTCCCAGTTCTCCTGTCTGTGTCCACTTACCTCCTCCTGGTGGCGCTATTCACGGTCTTGGATGTCCTGGCGCCACACTGGCCCAGCATCAATAGATATAAGATCCACCCGGAAAAGCCAGTTACCCGGACGCATATTTGGAGGACTCTGGGCCTCACCACCTATAACCACCTCATCTACATCTTCCCAGCAGCGGTGGGGCAGTGGCTCTGgaggccccccacccccttaccCAAAGAAGCTCCATCTCTCACTGAGTTTCTGCTGGGGATCCTGGGATGCACCATTCTGTTCGACTTCCAGTACTACCTGTGGCACCTCCTGCACCACAAGATCGGCTGGCTATACCGGACCTTCCACGCCATCCATCACCAGTACAACGAGCCCTTCAGCCTGGTCACCCAGTACCTCTCTGCATGGGAGCTCTTCAGCGTCGGCTTCTGGACTACAGTGGACCCcctactgcttcagtgtcatTGCCTGACTACTTGGGGCTTCATGCTCTTCAACATCTGGATCTCTACTGACGACCACTGCGGTTATGACTTCCCGTGGTCGTTGCATAACCTAGTGCCCTTCGGACTTTGGGGGGGCTCCGTCAAGCATGACGCCCACCATCAGAAGCCCAACACCAACTTTGCCCCGTTCTTCTCCCACTGGGACTGGCTAGCAGGAACGGGATCGAATCTCGCCCAGTCAGCCGCCATGAGAAAAAGGGAGAGTAAAGGAGCCTGA
- the s100z gene encoding protein S100-Z, whose amino-acid sequence MPTQLESAMDALITVFYNYSGNDGDKYKLNKGELKQLLNSELTDFLTSQKDPMLVEKIMNDLDSNQDNEVDFNEFVVLVAALTVACNDFFQEQQKKKGK is encoded by the exons ATGCCAACCCAGCTGGAGAGCGCAATGGATGCGCTTATTACCGTCTTTTACAATTATTCCGGCAATGACGGTGACAAATACAAGCTGAACAAGGGCGAGCTGAAGCAGCTATTAAACAGTGAGCTCACTGACTTTTTGACG tctcaaAAGGACCCCATGCTTGTGGAGAAAATCATGAACGACCTGGACTCCAACCAAGACAACGAGGTGGACTTCAATGAGTTTGTGGTGTTGGTGGCTGCCCTGACGGTGGCCTGCAATGATTTCTTCCAAGAACAGCAGAAAAAGAAAGGGAAATAG